One Azospirillum sp. B510 genomic window carries:
- a CDS encoding OpgC family protein, which translates to MKDAAAATDGGREAAAARDLRLDFFRGLALWFIFVNHIPANQISWATPRNFGLSDATEIFVFISGYTAALVYGRTLEGQGMAMAAAQVLHRCWTLYVTYIILFFGFTTQIAYTARAFDSPLFAEEMGIAGYFQDPVTALTQAILLKFRPANLDVLPLYIVLLLGFPLLLPALRRRPLGVMAGSAALYLAARQWDWNLPTYPDGGVWYFNPFTWQFLFVLGASLQHQPALRRDLTRFRRPVAVAAGAVLLAGLFLTLSWKFAPLHALIPAWLTEILYPISKTDLDPLRLLHFFALAYLVLRLVPAGSSWLRGPLASPVLACGRQSLPVFCLGVLLSFAGQTVLVHVSGSLSAQFLVTVLGIAAMVLLARFLNWYQSAERARRHRVAATTKIGA; encoded by the coding sequence ATGAAGGATGCGGCGGCGGCGACGGACGGCGGCAGGGAAGCGGCGGCGGCGCGCGATCTGCGTCTCGACTTCTTCCGTGGCCTGGCGCTGTGGTTCATCTTCGTGAACCACATCCCGGCCAACCAGATCTCCTGGGCGACCCCGCGCAATTTCGGCCTGAGCGACGCCACCGAGATCTTCGTCTTCATCTCCGGCTACACCGCGGCCCTGGTCTATGGCCGGACCCTTGAGGGACAGGGGATGGCGATGGCGGCGGCCCAGGTGCTGCACCGCTGCTGGACGCTGTATGTCACCTACATCATCCTGTTCTTCGGCTTCACCACCCAGATCGCCTACACCGCCCGCGCCTTCGACAGCCCGCTGTTCGCGGAGGAGATGGGCATCGCCGGCTATTTCCAGGACCCCGTCACCGCCCTGACCCAGGCCATCCTGCTGAAGTTCCGTCCGGCGAACCTGGATGTGCTGCCGCTCTATATCGTGCTTCTGCTCGGTTTTCCCCTGCTGCTGCCGGCCCTGCGCCGCCGGCCGCTCGGCGTCATGGCCGGCTCGGCGGCCCTCTATCTCGCCGCGCGGCAATGGGACTGGAACCTGCCGACCTATCCGGACGGCGGCGTCTGGTACTTCAACCCCTTCACCTGGCAGTTCCTGTTCGTCCTGGGGGCTTCGCTTCAGCACCAGCCGGCGCTGCGGCGCGATCTGACCCGCTTCCGGCGCCCGGTGGCGGTGGCGGCCGGCGCGGTCCTGCTCGCCGGCCTGTTCCTGACCCTGTCCTGGAAATTCGCTCCCCTGCACGCGCTGATCCCGGCATGGCTGACCGAGATCCTCTATCCCATCAGCAAGACCGACCTCGACCCGCTGCGCCTGCTGCATTTCTTCGCGCTCGCCTATCTGGTCCTCCGCCTGGTGCCGGCGGGGTCGTCCTGGCTGCGCGGGCCGCTCGCCTCTCCCGTGCTGGCCTGCGGGCGGCAGTCGCTGCCGGTGTTCTGCCTGGGCGTGCTGCTGTCCTTCGCCGGACAGACGGTTCTGGTCCATGTCAGCGGCTCGCTTTCGGCGCAGTTCCTTGTTACCGTGCTCGGCATCGCCGCCATGGTTCTGCTTGCGCGCTTCCTGAACTGGTACCAGTCGGCGGAGCGGGCGCGCCGCCACCGGGTGGCCGCCACCACCAAGATCGGCGCGTGA
- a CDS encoding SGNH/GDSL hydrolase family protein: protein MTAGPSYAVRLLSLIVALGVCAPTVRAPAFAAEPVASAACQLPRGETALSVPLPHLSQRIAAGLPVRIVAIGSSSTAGAGASAPDRAYPARLAHYLGERFRNAEVMVLNRGINGETDDQTERRLDADALSAKPDLVIWQVGANTALRDGDQELSERSVRQGVARLRAAGVDVALMDLQYAPRMLEKAGAAPMLARIAGIAADQHVGLFRRFDAMRSLVEKRGMAMTDLIGPDGVHQNDGGYDCVARLLAAGIEDAVSIHNSGLGR, encoded by the coding sequence TTGACCGCTGGTCCGTCCTACGCCGTCCGCCTCCTGTCGCTGATCGTCGCCCTGGGCGTCTGCGCACCCACGGTCCGCGCCCCGGCCTTCGCCGCGGAACCGGTCGCGTCCGCCGCCTGCCAGTTGCCGCGCGGCGAGACGGCCCTGTCGGTGCCCCTGCCGCACCTGTCGCAGCGCATCGCGGCCGGCCTGCCGGTCCGGATCGTCGCCATCGGTTCCTCCTCCACCGCCGGGGCGGGGGCGAGCGCGCCGGACAGGGCCTATCCCGCCCGCCTCGCCCATTACCTGGGGGAGCGCTTCCGCAACGCCGAGGTCATGGTGCTGAACCGCGGCATCAATGGCGAGACCGACGACCAGACGGAACGGCGCCTCGATGCCGACGCGCTAAGCGCCAAGCCCGATCTGGTGATCTGGCAGGTCGGCGCCAACACCGCCCTGCGCGACGGCGACCAGGAGCTAAGCGAGCGCTCCGTCCGCCAGGGCGTGGCGCGGCTGCGCGCCGCCGGGGTCGATGTGGCGCTGATGGATCTGCAATACGCCCCGAGGATGCTGGAAAAGGCCGGCGCCGCACCGATGCTGGCCCGCATCGCCGGGATCGCCGCCGACCAGCATGTCGGGCTGTTCCGCCGCTTCGACGCCATGCGGTCGCTGGTGGAAAAGCGGGGCATGGCGATGACGGACCTGATCGGGCCGGACGGCGTCCATCAGAATGACGGCGGCTACGACTGCGTCGCCCGTCTGCTGGCGGCCGGGATCGAGGACGCCGTCAGCATCCACAACAGCGGGCTTGGCCGCTAA
- a CDS encoding sensor domain-containing protein, with amino-acid sequence MSTNIDRYLLAEKAGTEGVWDWDLRNDTLYLSPRFKDFLGLPPGNSNRPNDWLSRVHPEDIDWLHASFEAQMVGLSVPFQIEHRVCRAGSGQAAGGKPRWRWLVCRGMAVMDDAGEPVRLVGSVADITDLKHAEQELRRSEERYALAAAASNDGLYDWDLVTDRVYYSPRWASLLGLSPAELTDHPQEWLGRILPADRGILTDAMAFLGAEGGDPNAAFQVEYRMRNAAGAIRWMACRGIAVLDAAGKAIRLVGSQADVTDRKTAEQRLRQSEERYALAAAGAADGLWDWYIESGEVYYSPRWKAMLGFGEAEIAGSIEEWFQRVVPGDLAGLRTAIDLHLSGERPHLQHEFRIRDKAGLELWMLVRGLAVRDDRGGAVRMAGSMTDITAGKKAEQQILFDAVHDSMTGLPNRTLMLDRIGQALDRNRRAGARPFAAIILDLDRFKAINDALGTSAGDRVLRIVAKRLDASRRVGDTLARLSADEFAVLVDDLDDAGEALAAAERMARAISRPVMLEEGRDVVLTASIGVALSQTGYDRAEDMLRDASLAMYRAKSGGRARIDLFDANLRRQAMTAMRMEADLRGAVEQGHLCLHYQPIVLLETGAIAGFEALMRWNHPDRGLVPPAEFIPLAEETGLIAPMGRWALEQAVRQLAAWQARFPRPVPLFMSVNVSIRQFRDDDIVGAVRDLLDAVPIPPSSLKLELTESLLVQDPDECRMLLQSLRDMGVRLSIDDFGTGYSSLAYLHKLPVNVLKIDRSFVRALSTGEGNAAIVQVIAGLATILRLDAVAEGVETAEEAVYLRGLCKYAQGYHFARPAPPEAVERLLAAEGDPLASPATA; translated from the coding sequence TTGAGCACCAACATCGACCGATATCTGCTGGCCGAAAAGGCCGGAACCGAGGGTGTCTGGGATTGGGATCTGCGCAACGACACGCTGTATCTCTCTCCCCGCTTCAAGGATTTTCTCGGATTGCCGCCGGGCAACTCCAACCGGCCGAACGACTGGCTGTCGCGGGTCCACCCGGAGGACATCGACTGGCTGCACGCCTCGTTCGAGGCGCAGATGGTCGGGCTGTCCGTCCCCTTCCAGATCGAACACCGCGTTTGCAGGGCGGGATCCGGGCAGGCCGCCGGCGGCAAGCCGCGGTGGCGCTGGCTGGTCTGCCGCGGCATGGCGGTGATGGACGATGCGGGGGAACCCGTCCGGCTGGTCGGCTCCGTCGCCGACATCACCGACCTCAAGCATGCCGAACAGGAGCTGCGCCGCAGCGAGGAGCGCTACGCCCTTGCCGCCGCCGCCAGCAATGACGGGCTCTATGACTGGGATCTGGTCACCGACCGGGTCTATTACTCGCCGCGCTGGGCTTCCCTGCTCGGGCTGTCGCCGGCCGAGCTGACCGACCATCCGCAGGAATGGCTGGGCCGCATCCTGCCGGCCGACCGGGGGATCCTGACCGACGCCATGGCCTTTCTCGGTGCGGAGGGAGGCGATCCCAACGCGGCCTTCCAGGTCGAATACCGCATGCGCAACGCCGCCGGGGCGATCCGCTGGATGGCCTGCCGCGGCATCGCGGTGCTGGACGCCGCCGGCAAGGCGATCCGGCTGGTCGGCAGCCAGGCCGACGTGACCGATCGCAAGACCGCCGAACAGCGCCTGCGCCAGAGCGAGGAACGCTATGCGCTGGCCGCCGCCGGGGCGGCCGACGGGCTATGGGACTGGTACATCGAGAGCGGCGAGGTCTATTACTCGCCGCGCTGGAAGGCGATGCTGGGCTTCGGCGAGGCGGAGATCGCCGGCTCGATCGAGGAATGGTTCCAGCGGGTGGTGCCGGGCGACCTCGCCGGGCTGCGCACCGCCATCGACCTCCATCTGAGCGGCGAGCGTCCGCATCTGCAACATGAATTCCGCATCCGCGACAAGGCCGGTCTGGAGTTGTGGATGCTGGTGCGCGGTTTGGCGGTACGCGACGACCGGGGCGGCGCCGTCCGCATGGCCGGCTCGATGACCGACATCACCGCGGGCAAGAAGGCCGAACAGCAGATCCTGTTCGACGCCGTCCATGACAGCATGACCGGGCTGCCCAACCGCACCCTTATGCTGGATCGTATCGGCCAGGCGTTGGACCGCAACCGCCGCGCCGGCGCCCGCCCCTTCGCCGCCATCATCCTCGACCTGGACCGCTTCAAGGCGATCAACGACGCGCTGGGCACCAGCGCCGGCGATCGCGTGCTGCGGATCGTCGCCAAGCGGCTGGATGCCAGCCGCCGCGTCGGCGACACGCTGGCCCGCCTTTCGGCCGACGAGTTCGCGGTGCTGGTGGACGATCTGGACGACGCCGGCGAGGCGCTGGCGGCGGCGGAACGGATGGCGCGCGCCATCTCGCGGCCCGTCATGCTGGAGGAGGGGCGCGATGTGGTGCTGACCGCCTCGATCGGCGTGGCGCTGAGCCAGACCGGCTATGACCGGGCGGAGGACATGCTGCGCGACGCCAGCCTCGCCATGTACCGCGCCAAGAGCGGCGGGCGGGCGCGCATCGACCTGTTCGACGCCAACCTGCGCCGGCAGGCGATGACCGCCATGCGGATGGAGGCCGACCTGCGCGGCGCCGTGGAGCAGGGGCATCTCTGCCTGCATTACCAGCCCATCGTCCTCCTGGAGACCGGCGCCATCGCCGGCTTCGAGGCGCTGATGCGCTGGAACCATCCCGACCGCGGTCTCGTCCCCCCGGCGGAGTTCATCCCGCTGGCCGAGGAGACCGGCCTGATCGCGCCGATGGGCCGCTGGGCGCTGGAACAGGCGGTGCGGCAGCTGGCGGCGTGGCAGGCGCGCTTCCCGCGGCCCGTGCCGCTGTTCATGAGCGTCAACGTCTCCATCCGGCAGTTCCGCGACGACGACATCGTCGGCGCCGTGCGCGACCTGCTGGACGCCGTGCCGATCCCGCCCTCCAGCCTGAAGCTGGAACTGACGGAAAGCCTGCTGGTCCAGGATCCGGACGAATGCCGGATGCTGTTGCAGAGCCTGCGCGACATGGGGGTGCGGCTGTCGATCGACGATTTCGGCACCGGCTATTCGTCGCTGGCCTATCTGCACAAGCTGCCGGTGAATGTGCTGAAGATCGACCGCAGCTTCGTCCGCGCCCTGTCGACGGGGGAGGGCAACGCCGCCATCGTCCAGGTCATCGCCGGCCTCGCCACCATTTTGCGGTTGGACGCGGTGGCGGAAGGGGTGGAAACCGCCGAGGAAGCGGTGTATCTGCGCGGTCTGTGCAAGTACGCCCAAGGCTATCACTTCGCCCGACCCGCCCCGCCCGAGGCGGTGGAGCGTCTGCTGGCCGCCGAGGGCGATCCCCTTGCCTCGCCAGCGACGGCCTGA
- the recO gene encoding DNA repair protein RecO, with amino-acid sequence MDWSDQGIVLSARPQGEGSAVATLLTRGHGRHAGMVMGGRSARQRGTLEPGTLVHARWRGRLPEHLGHFTLEPVRGYAAGFFDDAQALAALTSACALVEAALPEREAHPALFDGLLVLFGLLDSPAWAETYVRWEVGLLAELGFGLDLDRCAVSGANDYLAYVSPRTGRAVTASVGEPYRDRLLPLPDFLAGRGGGGPAAVADGLRLTAHFLERHLLNGPLPPARERLRERYANAVARSV; translated from the coding sequence ATGGATTGGTCCGATCAGGGAATCGTTCTGTCCGCCCGCCCCCAGGGGGAAGGGTCAGCCGTCGCGACCCTGCTGACGCGCGGCCACGGCCGCCATGCCGGCATGGTGATGGGTGGACGCTCCGCCCGTCAGCGCGGCACGCTGGAGCCGGGCACCCTGGTCCACGCCCGCTGGCGCGGGCGGCTGCCAGAGCATCTTGGCCATTTCACGCTGGAACCGGTGAGGGGCTATGCGGCCGGCTTCTTCGACGACGCCCAGGCGCTGGCCGCCCTGACCAGCGCCTGCGCGCTGGTGGAGGCCGCCCTGCCGGAACGGGAGGCCCACCCCGCCCTGTTCGACGGGCTGCTGGTCCTGTTCGGCCTGCTGGACAGCCCGGCCTGGGCCGAGACCTATGTGCGGTGGGAGGTCGGGTTGCTGGCGGAGCTCGGATTCGGCCTCGACCTCGACCGCTGCGCGGTGTCGGGGGCCAACGACTATCTCGCCTATGTCAGCCCGCGCACCGGGCGCGCGGTGACCGCGTCGGTCGGCGAACCCTACCGTGACCGGCTGCTGCCTTTGCCCGATTTCCTGGCCGGACGCGGCGGCGGCGGGCCGGCGGCGGTGGCGGACGGGCTGCGGCTGACCGCGCATTTCCTGGAACGCCACCTGCTGAACGGGCCGCTGCCGCCCGCGCGTGAGCGCTTGCGGGAACGTTACGCGAACGCGGTAGCGCGGTCCGTCTGA
- the parC gene encoding DNA topoisomerase IV subunit A: MKPQNPASEILEKPLADALGERYLSYALSTIMSRSLPDVRDGLKPVHRRLLFAMSQLRLEPTTPPKKSARVVGDVIGKFHPHGDSSVYDALVRLAQDFSVRYPLVDGQGNFGNIDGDNAAAMRYTEARLTEVAKALLEGIDEDAVDFRPTYDGDGEEPAVLPANFPNLLANGSSGIAVGMATNIPPHNVGEICDALRHLIKHRDAPIETLVGFMPGPDFPTGGVLVESRQNVVEAYRTGRGAFRLRARWEVEKLAQGTWQIVVTEMPYQVQKARLVEKIAELLLAKKLILLDDVRDESAEDVRLVLVPKSRNVDPEVLMASLFQATDLEIRFSLNMNVLGADHVPRVMNLREVLQAFLDHRHEVLVRRSNHRLTQIDHRLEVLGGYLAAYLNLDEVIRIIREEDEPKQELIRAFTLTDVQADAILNMRLRNLRKLEEMEIRREHEALTGEKNGLLELLGDEALRWKRIAEGVAEIKKKFGTGALGKRRTDVADAPAVIEVPLDALVEREPVTVICSAKGWIRTVRGHLTDAEAEDVKYKDGDERGFVERCETTDKLLVFASNGKFFTIGVDKLPRGRGFGEPVRLMIDLGNDVDIVDLFRHQPGRTLLVVSEDGRGFRVEEAEVLAQTRSGKQVLNLEDGKSARICQPVSGDTVAIIGNNRKMLVFPLDQVPVMTRGKGVQLQKYKDASVADVKTFTLAEGLSWKNGERNFNVTDLTGWMGDRAGQGKMPPNGFPKNNRFM, from the coding sequence ATGAAGCCGCAAAACCCCGCCTCCGAAATCCTGGAAAAGCCGCTGGCCGATGCGCTCGGCGAGCGGTATCTCAGCTACGCGCTGTCCACCATCATGTCCCGGTCGCTGCCCGACGTGCGCGACGGGCTGAAGCCGGTGCACCGACGCCTGCTGTTCGCCATGAGCCAGCTCCGGCTGGAACCGACGACACCGCCCAAGAAGTCGGCCCGCGTCGTCGGCGACGTGATCGGTAAATTCCACCCGCACGGCGACAGCTCCGTCTATGACGCGCTGGTGCGATTGGCACAGGATTTCTCCGTCCGCTATCCGCTGGTCGACGGCCAGGGCAATTTCGGCAATATCGACGGCGATAACGCCGCGGCGATGCGCTACACCGAGGCCCGGCTGACCGAGGTCGCCAAGGCCCTGCTGGAGGGCATCGACGAGGACGCCGTCGATTTCCGCCCGACCTATGACGGCGACGGCGAGGAGCCGGCGGTCCTGCCCGCCAACTTTCCCAACCTGCTGGCCAACGGGTCGAGCGGCATCGCGGTCGGCATGGCGACCAACATCCCGCCGCACAATGTCGGCGAGATCTGCGACGCGCTGCGCCATCTGATCAAACACCGCGACGCCCCGATCGAGACGCTGGTCGGCTTCATGCCCGGCCCGGATTTCCCCACCGGCGGCGTGCTGGTCGAATCGCGGCAGAATGTGGTCGAGGCCTACCGCACCGGCCGCGGCGCCTTCCGGCTGCGCGCCCGCTGGGAGGTGGAGAAGCTGGCCCAGGGCACCTGGCAGATCGTCGTCACCGAGATGCCCTATCAGGTGCAGAAGGCCCGGCTGGTCGAGAAGATCGCCGAGCTGCTGCTGGCCAAGAAGCTGATCCTGCTAGATGACGTGCGCGACGAGTCGGCGGAGGATGTCCGCCTCGTCCTGGTGCCGAAGAGCCGGAACGTGGATCCCGAGGTGCTGATGGCCTCGCTGTTCCAGGCGACCGACCTGGAGATCCGCTTCTCGCTGAACATGAATGTGCTGGGCGCCGACCATGTGCCGCGGGTGATGAACCTGCGCGAGGTGCTGCAAGCCTTCCTCGACCACCGTCACGAGGTGCTGGTCCGCCGTTCCAACCATCGCCTGACGCAGATCGACCACCGGCTGGAGGTTCTCGGCGGCTATCTCGCCGCCTATCTGAACCTCGACGAGGTCATCCGCATCATCCGCGAGGAGGACGAGCCCAAGCAGGAGCTGATCCGGGCCTTCACCCTGACCGACGTGCAGGCCGACGCCATCCTCAACATGCGGCTGCGCAACCTGCGCAAGCTGGAGGAGATGGAGATCCGGCGCGAGCACGAGGCGCTGACCGGCGAGAAGAACGGCCTGCTGGAGTTGCTGGGCGACGAGGCCCTGCGCTGGAAGCGCATCGCCGAGGGGGTGGCCGAGATCAAGAAGAAGTTCGGGACCGGCGCGCTCGGCAAGCGGCGCACCGACGTCGCCGACGCCCCCGCCGTGATCGAGGTGCCGCTCGACGCCCTGGTCGAGCGCGAGCCGGTGACGGTCATCTGCTCCGCCAAGGGCTGGATCCGCACGGTGCGCGGCCATCTGACCGACGCCGAAGCGGAGGATGTCAAGTACAAGGACGGCGACGAGCGCGGCTTCGTCGAGCGCTGCGAGACGACCGACAAGCTTCTGGTCTTCGCCAGCAACGGCAAGTTCTTCACCATCGGCGTCGACAAGCTGCCGCGCGGGCGCGGTTTCGGCGAGCCGGTGCGGCTGATGATCGACCTTGGCAACGATGTCGACATCGTCGACCTGTTCCGCCACCAGCCCGGCCGCACCCTGCTGGTGGTGTCGGAGGACGGTCGCGGCTTCCGCGTCGAGGAGGCGGAGGTGCTGGCCCAGACCCGCAGCGGCAAGCAGGTCTTGAACCTGGAGGATGGCAAGTCCGCCCGCATCTGCCAGCCGGTGAGCGGCGACACCGTCGCCATCATCGGCAACAACCGAAAGATGCTGGTCTTCCCGCTGGACCAGGTGCCGGTGATGACGCGCGGCAAGGGCGTCCAGCTTCAGAAATACAAGGACGCCAGCGTCGCCGACGTGAAGACCTTCACGCTGGCCGAGGGGTTGAGCTGGAAGAATGGCGAGCGCAACTTCAACGTGACCGACCTGACCGGCTGGATGGGCGACCGCGCCGGCCAGGGCAAGATGCCGCCGAACGGCTTCCCGAAGAACAACCGGTTCATGTGA
- a CDS encoding MotE family protein: protein MSMRSSDGKPMAGASQEPKVVIRPAGAAPTGVRTSPTLAAQQAQQAQLPAVRPGGARKAPAKTGKAKARTARKPATPRVPLTERLRARMRGFRFRLLPLTIFVAVMMLGVRVGDLWRLATHDARLPDFPVTLAQGPQSSTPATPPGQAPAATTKPAGKEPPPAPGGSSGSANAPAANAPPAPLGPIDNQELLQHFAERRAEIERRTKEMEQREALLAAAEKRIDQKVAEMEKTKADIQKLMSQGDQQQSAQLDSLVKIYETMKPKEAARIFEELDMPVLLGVIQKMKEQKTAPILAAMDPVKAKEVTAALVERRVPLTATVTAPK from the coding sequence ATGAGCATGCGCAGCAGTGACGGCAAGCCCATGGCGGGGGCGTCCCAGGAGCCGAAGGTCGTGATCCGGCCGGCCGGCGCCGCACCGACCGGTGTCCGCACCTCTCCCACCTTGGCCGCCCAGCAGGCCCAGCAGGCGCAACTGCCGGCGGTCCGGCCGGGGGGCGCCAGGAAGGCTCCGGCGAAGACGGGCAAGGCGAAGGCCAGGACGGCGCGCAAGCCGGCGACGCCGCGCGTTCCCTTGACCGAGCGGCTGCGGGCGCGGATGCGCGGCTTCCGTTTCCGTCTGCTGCCGCTGACCATCTTCGTCGCGGTGATGATGCTGGGTGTGCGGGTCGGCGACCTGTGGCGGCTCGCCACCCACGACGCCCGCCTGCCGGACTTCCCGGTCACCCTCGCCCAGGGACCGCAGAGTTCGACCCCGGCGACGCCACCGGGTCAGGCTCCCGCCGCGACCACCAAGCCGGCCGGCAAGGAGCCGCCGCCGGCTCCCGGCGGGTCGAGCGGTTCGGCGAACGCTCCGGCGGCCAACGCGCCGCCGGCACCGCTCGGCCCCATCGACAACCAGGAGCTGCTCCAGCATTTCGCCGAGCGCCGCGCCGAGATCGAGCGCCGCACCAAGGAGATGGAGCAGCGTGAAGCCCTGCTGGCCGCCGCCGAGAAGCGGATCGACCAGAAGGTCGCGGAGATGGAGAAGACCAAGGCCGACATCCAGAAGCTGATGTCGCAGGGTGACCAGCAGCAGTCGGCCCAGCTCGACAGTCTGGTGAAGATCTACGAGACGATGAAGCCGAAGGAGGCGGCGCGCATCTTCGAGGAGCTCGACATGCCGGTGCTGCTGGGCGTCATCCAGAAGATGAAGGAACAGAAGACCGCGCCGATCCTGGCGGCGATGGACCCGGTCAAGGCCAAGGAGGTCACCGCCGCCCTGGTCGAGCGGCGCGTGCCGCTGACGGCGACGGTCACGGCGCCGAAGTGA
- a CDS encoding DUF6468 domain-containing protein — protein MSPLVSIIIDVVMVGLLAATIAYAIILNRQIIALRESRGEMAELIQGLNDAMGRAESGVRTLKKAASDTGEDLQRTVNKAQTLRDELEFMIEAADALANRLGGVGERDARRESARDAGRSTAVAPALAARNPTRAPLVAPRPALRSLPAEEDHDDHAPPPARLDAPPRRAAARAEPPAEARDPITRDGESLSRAERELLQAIENAGKGLG, from the coding sequence ATGAGTCCGCTGGTCTCCATCATCATCGACGTCGTGATGGTCGGCCTGCTGGCCGCGACCATCGCCTATGCGATCATCCTGAACCGGCAGATCATCGCGCTGCGCGAGAGCCGCGGCGAGATGGCCGAACTGATCCAGGGACTGAACGACGCGATGGGGCGGGCGGAAAGCGGCGTGCGCACGCTGAAGAAGGCGGCCAGCGACACCGGCGAGGATCTCCAGCGCACGGTGAACAAGGCGCAGACCCTGCGCGACGAGCTGGAATTCATGATCGAGGCGGCCGACGCGCTGGCCAATCGGCTGGGTGGCGTCGGCGAGCGGGACGCCCGGCGGGAGAGCGCCCGCGATGCCGGCCGCTCCACCGCGGTGGCGCCGGCGCTGGCCGCGCGTAATCCGACCAGGGCGCCGCTGGTGGCGCCGCGCCCGGCCCTGCGCAGCCTGCCGGCCGAGGAGGATCATGACGATCATGCCCCGCCGCCGGCCCGGCTGGACGCGCCGCCGCGCCGCGCCGCCGCGCGGGCCGAACCGCCGGCCGAGGCGCGCGACCCCATCACCCGCGATGGCGAGAGCCTGTCCCGGGCCGAACGTGAACTGCTTCAGGCGATCGAGAACGCCGGCAAGGGGCTTGGATGA
- the fliM gene encoding flagellar motor switch protein FliM, which translates to MSDTGELSEEERLAAEWAALAEDSGDVGEVGGGGSTRVLNQDEIDSLLGFDQGGAGDGDNSGIMALVNSALVNYERLPMLEVVFDRLVRMMSTSLRNFTSDNVEVSLDQISSVRFGDYLNSIPLPAMLSVFKAEEWDNYGLMVVDSALIYSIVDVLLGGRRGTAAMRIEGRPYTTIERNLVERMVHVVLSDLSAAFDPLSPVTFRFDRLETNPRFATIARPANAAVLVKLRIDMEDRGGRLELMIPYATLEPVRELLLQMFMGEKFGRDSIWETHLASELMVTDVDLSAVLDEVTMTLHDVLNWRVGTRILLNATPDGAIELRCGDVSMFQGRMGRKGGHIAVRLEKELPKQEVMRL; encoded by the coding sequence ATGAGCGACACCGGTGAACTGAGCGAAGAGGAACGGCTTGCCGCGGAATGGGCGGCGTTGGCCGAGGACAGCGGCGATGTCGGCGAGGTCGGCGGCGGCGGCTCGACGCGCGTCCTCAACCAGGACGAGATCGACAGCCTGCTGGGCTTCGACCAGGGCGGTGCCGGCGACGGCGACAACTCCGGCATCATGGCGCTGGTCAACTCGGCGCTGGTCAATTACGAACGCCTGCCGATGCTGGAGGTGGTCTTCGACCGCCTCGTCCGCATGATGTCCACCAGCTTGCGCAACTTCACCTCCGACAATGTCGAGGTCAGCCTCGACCAGATTTCCTCGGTGCGTTTCGGCGATTACCTGAACTCCATCCCGCTGCCGGCGATGCTGTCGGTCTTCAAGGCGGAGGAGTGGGACAATTACGGCCTGATGGTCGTCGATTCCGCGCTGATCTATTCCATCGTCGACGTGCTGCTGGGCGGCCGGCGCGGCACGGCGGCGATGCGCATCGAAGGCCGCCCCTACACCACCATCGAACGCAACCTCGTGGAACGCATGGTCCATGTGGTGCTGTCCGACCTGTCCGCCGCCTTCGACCCGCTGTCGCCCGTCACCTTCCGTTTCGACCGGTTGGAGACCAACCCGCGCTTCGCCACCATCGCGCGGCCCGCCAACGCCGCCGTGCTGGTCAAGCTTCGCATCGACATGGAGGATCGCGGCGGCCGGCTGGAGCTGATGATCCCCTACGCGACGCTGGAGCCGGTGCGTGAGCTGCTGCTCCAGATGTTCATGGGTGAGAAGTTCGGCCGTGACTCGATCTGGGAAACCCACCTGGCGTCCGAGCTGATGGTGACCGACGTCGACCTGTCGGCCGTGCTGGACGAGGTGACGATGACCCTGCACGACGTGCTGAACTGGCGCGTCGGCACCCGAATCCTGCTGAACGCCACCCCCGACGGCGCCATCGAGCTGCGCTGTGGCGACGTGTCGATGTTCCAGGGGCGGATGGGGCGCAAGGGCGGACACATCGCCGTCCGCCTGGAAAAGGAACTGCCCAAGCAGGAGGTCATGAGGCTATGA
- a CDS encoding flagellar basal body-associated FliL family protein, with translation MAAESDAGELSTEGLPRKKFSGKKLVLFVVLPLVLLIGAGAGVYFSGLLDGLLGKEKPAEEGEQAAAKEGDHGAEAGKGDAAHAAPIFYDLPDMLVNLNTGNKRPAFLKIKISIQLSKPEDVGAVEHVLPRIIDNFQVYLRELRLEDLRGSAGMYRLRQELLLRITAAAYPVKVKDVLFKEMLVQ, from the coding sequence ATGGCTGCCGAATCCGACGCCGGCGAACTTTCGACCGAAGGCCTGCCGCGGAAGAAATTCAGTGGCAAGAAGCTGGTCCTGTTCGTCGTTCTTCCCCTGGTCCTGCTGATCGGCGCCGGTGCCGGCGTCTATTTCTCCGGCCTGCTCGACGGGCTGCTCGGCAAGGAGAAGCCGGCGGAGGAGGGGGAGCAGGCCGCGGCCAAGGAAGGGGACCATGGGGCCGAGGCCGGCAAGGGCGACGCCGCGCACGCCGCGCCGATCTTCTATGATCTGCCGGACATGCTGGTGAACCTGAACACCGGCAACAAGCGCCCGGCCTTCCTGAAGATCAAGATATCCATCCAGCTGTCGAAGCCGGAGGATGTCGGGGCGGTGGAGCATGTGCTGCCGCGCATCATCGACAATTTCCAGGTCTATCTGCGCGAGCTGCGGCTGGAGGATCTGCGCGGATCGGCCGGCATGTACCGGCTGCGCCAGGAGCTGCTTCTGCGCATCACCGCCGCCGCCTATCCGGTGAAGGTGAAGGACGTGCTGTTCAAGGAAATGCTGGTCCAGTGA